DNA from Larimichthys crocea isolate SSNF chromosome XIII, L_crocea_2.0, whole genome shotgun sequence:
GTGCTCCCGCAGCAGGAGACCACACAAACGCAACTCCTGGGCAGTCATCTGTACAGACACGCAGATGAAGAAAAGTCTCACGCCTTGACTCACTGCAAGTTTCACAACAATATACATTAAGCACCTGCCTCAACacaaaaatgcttttaataTGCGCTATATACTGCTTGACCTTTCCAGAACTCATCActaaataaaagacagagagcagagagcttGTCGTGATTGCAAGGAATTACAGGGAAATAAGTGCCTTTTACACAAGGTGTGGAAAAGTATCATGTTGGGGGAGAACGTCTGTTGCTATGGACAAACATGGGTTGCTATGTGTTCCtttatgaaaaatatacaaagagAAATTATAAATTTACATCTTATTACTCGCTTTTCGAACAATCAGCCAGTAGGCCATTACAGTGTGGCAGTGAGCCATGAACAGTAAAAGGACCCTGAAATTGAAGCAGCTCAACTGAATACAGCCATTATTActcattaaatataaaatcattagaaataataataataatattattgtttaCACTGGCATCCCATCCCTCCAGTGGAGTTCAGAGATTTGGAGAATCTATGCCAGGTGCCTGCCTGAAGTGATCTTCAATGTGTGGCTTTCAAAAACAATCCAGATCCTTAGAAGACAGAAATGCCTCTCTGACTGACTTTCACATAGCAACAATGAGGCTgctaaagattattttcattattgattaatctaacAACTATTATTGACCTAAAAGTTGACATcttcagatattttgttttgtcctaAAACCAAGATTACAataatatgaaacagaaaagcaggaaataaacactgttttggcacatttgcttgaaaaatgacaatgaatcaaatatcaaaacagTTGTAGGTGTATTTCCTGTCTGTTAATACAATATCCATCTCAGCATTAATAAGATAAAACAGattcaaaggtccagtgtgtaagatttagggggatttaaaaaatgaataaggAATACTATTCATTGGCTCTCCCTGTAGCTaaaaagggctcattttaagacaatgaAAGCACAACACTTCTTATatgtataatattatataatattcctGCTAATAGATACTCCTAAATattacaaactggacctttaaatgaactgaactaaaagtcaaaatatcttGGCTTCGGCTGCTTTGACATGGAccattattttgttattttgtttgtgtctctcaaAACTTTATAAATGCAATAATAAACCAGTGGAGTGTTTCTTTAAAGCATCAACCATGGTTAATAGACttctctgggaaaaaaaaaaaactacatgtACAGGAGGTCATTTctaatataaaaagaaacattcctGAGATCAATTTCACAAATGTTTATAATCGCAGTATTAATAAAGGGCTACACAAGTGCACAGTGACCAATGTCAGCAGTTTATCACTTAACTTCACtactttaaaaaggtccagcaTGTAAGATTTTGTGTCATGTAACGGTGAGCTTGCAGATTACAACATACTGAACAGCCCCCACCTCACACCCCACCTTATCCGAAGCTAGTGGGAGAACCTAAAGTGGGTATAAAACTTGTGACGTGAACGTGAATCTAGagcttgtgtttggttttgtccgttctgggctacagtagaaacatggcagactccgtagaagaggacccgctccctctgaagatataaaaggctctttctaaagtaacaaaaacacattaattcttagtttcaggtgattatacactaatgaaaacatacctaCAACTAGTATATTCCATATTTAGCCAATAAATCcccctaaatattacacactgtacaagggctcattttaagacaatgaaaacacaacactgctTGTGATTGCTGTGattacactaatggaaacacaccaatgaatattatataatattcctGCTAATTCTGCTGCTAATAATAACTAGATTTGGATAAGGTGGGGTGTGAGGTGGGGGCTGTTCAGTATGTTGTAATCTGCAAGTTCACTGTTACATGTcacaaaatcttacacactggagctttttAAAGTAGTCAAGTTAAGTGATATACTGCTGATATTGGTCACTGTGCACCTGTGTAGCCCTTTATTAATACTGCAATTACAAAATTTGTGAAATTTAACTCAtgagtgtttctttttatattagAAATTACCTCCTGCACATGTAGTTTCTTTTCCCAGAGGAGTCTATTAACCATGGTTGATGCTTTAAAGAAACACTCCACTGGTTTATTATTGCACTTTCATAAAGTtttgagagaaacaaacaaaatacaaaataacaaaataatggTCCATGTCAAAGCAGCAGAAGCCAAGATATTTTgactttcagttcagttcatttaaaggtccagtgtgtaatatttaggagTATCTATTAGCtggaatattatataatattcattggtgtgtttccattagtgtataatcacctgagaaaAGGTCCAGCATGTAAGATTTTGTGACATGTAACAGTGAATGCAAGTTCACTGTTACATGTCACCTCACACCCTACCTTATCCAAAGCTAGTGGGAGAACCTAAAGTGGGTATGAAACTTGTGAAAAACGTGAGAGGCCCTATTacctcattcattcatttctaataTAAGAAACATTCCTAAGTTCAATTTCACAAATTTTTCAAATCGCAGTATTAATAAAGGGCTACACAGGTGCACAGTGACCAATATCAGCAGTTTATCACTTAACTTGACtactttaaaaaggtccagcgtgtaagaTTTTGTGACATGTAACGGTGAACTTGCAGATTACAACATACTGAACAGCCCCCACCTCGCACCCCACCTTATCCAAAGCTAGTTATTATTAGCAGCAGTATTAGCAGgaatattatataaaaactTGTGAAAAACGTGAATCTAGagcttgtgtttggttttgtccgttctgggctacagtagaaacatggcagactccgtagaagaggacccgctccctctgaagatataaaaggctctttctaaagtaacaaaaacacattaattctgattatacactaatgaaaacatacctaCAACTAGTATATTCCATATTTAGCCAATAAATCCCCCTAGATttcacacactgtacctttaaaaaatcttattttgtaCTGACGCAATGTTACAAGTGAACCTCAAACACTTTGCAAGCAAACAGTATTTTTTAACAAACCTTTCCCGTGAGTGAAGTGTCTGCTAGTCCTTGTTCTTATAACGCATCCATCcccgcagacagacacagaggactAAACACATGcggctctctttctctctctgacaacACACACCGACAACACTTCCGCTGCTCGGCCTCCCTTCGCTCGGATTCGCCCCGGCGGTGTCGCGGTGCATGTCGGGCTGGAGGCGGACAGCTGTCCTCGGCTTGTGGAGGACCGAcgtcagtgtttgtgctgaagaTGGCGGAGGCTGCGGCTGTTCCACCGCATCgctttttctgtcactgttgtAAGGGAGAAGTAAACCCCAAACTCCCGGTAAGGCTGGATGTTTTATCTGTCTTTTATCTGCCACACTCTCTTGTACAATTTGCACGATTGACAAGTCAACATTTGtctgaaagaacaaaacaaaaaccagcgTTTGTCTCGCCGCTGCTCGCTTCACAAGCTTCAACACTAGCTAGCCTGTTAGCAGTCAGCGgcgtttgttgttgttgttgttgttgttgttaactcTCTGAATAAACTCGTGACACTCGCTAATGTCTCCGtccacaaaaagacacacacgtTAAAAAGCAAGGTTTTTGTCCCGCTTGTGTGTTTGAGACAGTTTTTTGTCAAAGCACAGTGTTTGGACGCCTTGCTGTGACAGCTTGGGGgatattgtgttttaaacaacacaaacagctgagatAAGAAGCTCTACCTTcatttatacatacacatatatacatatatatgtttctGTGCATTAGTTATTTCATTTTAAggctgtgttttcagtttttgtttctcaTAAACACATTCTTGACCAGACGAGTTGGGGAATTTTCAcatctttagtttttagtttcagttttaaagtCCAACCTGAAAGTAATGTAGTGTTACAAACAACCTGACAATGACACACAACTCACCAAACTTTTACTTAACCCAGGGTTGTGTgttaaacatatatatttaatttagtgCATAATAATTTATTAGCTACACCTAAGCTATAAATAATTCAGTCTAATACAGCAGCCATGTTGTAAGTTAAGTGTTCGTGAaggtaaatatgtttttagagAGGTGTTAATTCAACTTCAAGCTGCTGTTCATTTGCATTGCTTTAAACCAACTTCAGTTTAAATCATTAGTTGATTTTAATTGATTAGGAAATTCATTTCCAGCAATGTGCCGGGCCAGAAACGCCCAATTTCTTTCTAGTTCCAGCATTTCAAATGTGAAGAGTTGCTAGTTTTTATAATCTTTTATGATAATAAGTTTAATATCTTTGGGGTTTTAGTCCCTTGGTTAAACAAAAGGAATGATTTTAAGACGTCATCCTGTATTTTAGGAAGCTGTGACccaataaaatgacagaaaattcaAATAATACGTTGTTTCTGCGTAATACTGTGAGGCTTAGCGCAATTTATATTACTGAGGTCTTTTATGATGACAAATGTAATATCTTTGGGTGTTAGTTGGACAGAAGGAACCATTTTAAGACATCGTCCTGTATTTTAGTGACACTTTATCAAACGATAAAATGACTTGAGATTATCTGAAAATAGcctttctgctgtgaggttttATATTTAATCCAGCTTGATTTAATATAAATGAGCTGGAAAATTATACCGAATAAACTGTAACTGAATGTATAATATATTGTCTGTTGGCTTGCAGTCATTGTGTCACTAAGTCAGTCCACCGCATCATCTTGTCAGctgaatctgtatttttatgatATGGTTAAAGGTAATTCTAGCCTGCCCTGTCACTGACTCTAAACTGGCCTGCTTGTCTCAGACACACTCAGTCCTGTGGCATGTCTTCACCGAGCCAGCTGACTGCAACACCCAAGGTTATCACCCAACACTACTACAGTGGATCCCGGGGATCGTCTCTCACACAACTCACTTGATCAGTTTTTGCTTACTGCAAGGGTTTCCTAACCAGTTATGACCGTGACGCTGGTTTTAGATCCTTAAATTTTTGTAAACCAAACTAAAACTAACCAAAATTGTGAGTTTaagcattttttattgtatacTGTTctcaaaaactaaaacaagctgCAGATATATTAGAATATAAGTATAAAATAGattataaaaatctatttttgacCTACTTTTCATTAACGTGTTATGAAATGAGCATATCAGTCTAATCTTTCAAAGCTTCATCTGCATATTAAATGACCCCATTGGGGTTGAGAAACTGTTACTGTACAATGAGCGACAACAGATGATCCAGCTGTACATACTGTCTGTAGTGGCTTCCTCATTCTGTGTCATTGGTTTCTAAACACGCTTTAGGTGTGGTTGGCAGACCAGCTCTACCTCCTGGGTTACATTCATAAAACAAAGGCCGCCAGATGAATCTGACTGATTTTCATCATTGTTAACAGAGACTGACAAAGTGTTCGGCAAAACgtctttgaaatgtttttatgattcCCTTCGAGGGCTTGGCCAACATGTCGCCACAGAGTGATTTTACCAAAGTGGAGCTGAAACAATTCGTCTATCAATCTATTGTCGATTCACAGAAAACGATTCTCTGTCTCGTTCTGATCATCACTTATTCATTTCAGTCAAAAGCAAGCAGTGTGATTTGCTGCTTTCCTGCGCTTGTTATCTTTCAGTTGTGGTTTTGtcggtcagacaaaacaagacatttgaatatGTCACCACCCTGACTTCTCGGAAAATTCTAATGAGTGTTTTGCCTGAGCTGAGAGAGTCCTCCGTGACTTGATCTTTGTGTTGACTCTTTCCAGGAGTACATCTGTCCAAGATGTGATTCAGGGTTCATCGAGGAAGTAACAGAAGACTCCAGGTAAGATACATTTTATCTTCAGAATCTATCTCACATCTTCAAACAACATGAGATTTTAGAGTTGGTCTGGAACAAAAGCAGGTGCATGGTGCTGTCAGGTCTCTCATGCTTGTTTACAAGAACCCACATGTTGCACTGTGAAAGATCTTAGGCTCACTGTGCAGTCTTGTCCCAGGCTAacactgaacctgaacctgaacttgTACAGGGTTCAGTAGATGTTGCTAATAATGTGTCTTTTGTCCCCTTGTGCGCATTTTCCCTCAGTCTCCTAGAGGGTGGCGCTAATGGGATAGATGACACAGCCACACACTTTGCAGAGGTACGAGCTGCTCTGAGGGATTTTGGGGATAATGGGGGTGGGGAAAGGGGCAAAGAGGATTGACTGCaatcattttatgtgttttgattaaatgtgtcttcttttttccccctgcctTCTTCTCCACTCACCTTTTTGTTGTCCcctctttttcattttgctaCTGCTTGTTGACTCCCTCTCTTTTCCCATCATGCTGCCTTCTTTCCTTAATCCCACTGTCTGTCTTAAAATCCATCTTTATCCAAACACGTTACTATCTCCTGCCCTGTGCGACCCCAACATCCCTGTAGCTATGGCACCTGTTGTTACTGGAGCGGCCATTTACAGACGGCGACACACCTGACTCAGAACCTCGGCTCCCCGGAGGGCGCTTGGGGGGTCTCAGCGATCTGGGGGGGTTGGGAGGGGGACCAATCGGGGGTTCAGTCCCAGCAGGTCTAGGGGGACCTATGGGGGGTCTACTAGGAGCCGGGGAACACTGGGGACCAGGACGCCCCCCTCGcctgcacagagagaggagatacCGGACTAGAGTCAGCGCTAGGCCAGATCGCTCGCCTGCTGTAGAGGGGTGAGTAACAGACCAGTTCAGCTTCCTCGCCATCCTCTTGGCTCTCTTCTCTACTTTATTTACTCCCACATATAATAAtgacagtatttatttatgctCTCACAATCATTAAATGTGTGTAATTTCTCTCTGTGTATCAGGATTGTACAACAGTTTCTTACCGGCCTCTTTGCCAATTCTGGGGTCCCTGGCTCACCTCCCCTCTCATGGTAAGATAACATTACAGTACCGACACAGTGTTAGCACTAGCCGCACATTGTCAGAGCCATTTCTTATCAActtgtggtgtctgtgtgtctgtcaggacGGGGATGCTGCACTCTAACCCAGGCGATTACGCCTGGGGACAGGGAGGGTTAGATGCTGTGATAACACAGGTAAACCAAACTTAACAGAACTTCACGTCAACTTTATGCAaccattttaatgtttctgtagcttacaaatatatatgtatatgtgtttgtgtgtagttaCTAGGTCAGTTGGAGAACACAGGACCTCCACcagcagaaaaagagaagatcTCCTCTCTCCCAACTGTCAATATCTCTCAGGAACAAGCAGGTCAGTAACTCATTGTTTTCACCTTTGATCTCACTTATATTGTTATATGTTTTTCATGTCGCGTCTGTGGTGTACTAATATTGCAATATTGCACAGAGGCATGGTTGTAGTGGTCTGTCTGACCCTCTGCTTGTAATAACTCCATTTAGACAGTTAGCTAAACACAAATCCTGGGTTAGACCTGCTCTGAATCTGAAGTTttgtaacactttatttggataatCCACCTACTGATAGTTTATAGATCATATTTGGTACAGGTTTTGTCataagatgttttttgtgcCCAAATATAACTAAACCTTGACCACCGAAGTGTAATATCATAAAATGGTATTATTTGTGAAACAGTTGAATTTGTTGGATCTCAACTAATAATGTGTTAAACTGTTACAAATACTCTATAAACTATCTATAGGGGGACTATCTAAAATCCAAGTATTACCCTCAGTTTGTATGTAAAGGCGTTTGCTTAAGTCACATGTTGCAAGTGTTTAGTAACTATCAGCTAGTAGTCATTTAATTTAGGTTGCACCATTTTAAGATCTGTCTTCCCTCTCAAAGTAAGATACATCATGAAAGGCATCTTGTGTTTATATGCTGTTGCTGCCTGCCAAGAGAAGCTTCTGAAACTGTGTCTGTTTGggacaaaatgttcattaaCCTTGAGAGTATCAACAATTTCTTCCATAAATTACTTTAGGTGATGTATTTTGGTCTTTCACA
Protein-coding regions in this window:
- the rnf115a gene encoding E3 ubiquitin-protein ligase RNF115, coding for MAEAAAVPPHRFFCHCCKGEVNPKLPEYICPRCDSGFIEEVTEDSSLLEGGANGIDDTATHFAELWHLLLLERPFTDGDTPDSEPRLPGGRLGGLSDLGGLGGGPIGGSVPAGLGGPMGGLLGAGEHWGPGRPPRLHRERRYRTRVSARPDRSPAVEGIVQQFLTGLFANSGVPGSPPLSWTGMLHSNPGDYAWGQGGLDAVITQLLGQLENTGPPPAEKEKISSLPTVNISQEQADCCMECPVCKDDFAVGEPVRQLPCNHFFHSDCIIPWLEMHDTCPVCRKSLNGEDSSSQPPSESPSLSMDPRTQERWSF